The genomic DNA TCAAGGTCTTGTGGATAGAATGAATAATCCATGTGAATTGAGTTGTATGGATTGGTATTTATGCTTTAAACAAATATAAAAATAGGATAAGTACTTTTAATACTCTGAGTTTGCTAAAATATAGTTTGTATTTAGTATGGGAGGATAAATATTTTTTATCCTCTTTATTAAGCTAAATAAAAGGTTGAATAAAAGGTTGAAAAAAAGTATAGTTATGAATAGGCAATAGATTACAAAGGAGTAGATATAAAAAATGAAACAAGAAGAATTAAAACATATTGTTGAAAATGGAATACTAGGAGACTTTTCTGCAAATTGTGTACAAGTTATGAAGCCTAAATTTATTGAATACATAGAAGATGAAAGTTTAACTTGTGCATATCCTATTTTACATGAGTACTTAAATCCTAGAAATACTATGCAAGGTGGGTTTATGGCGGCGGCTTTTGATAATACTTTAGGAGTATTGGTACACTTATCTACAGGTAAGGTAGAATTTACATCACTAGATCTAAGTGTCCATTATCATAGGCCTATTTTTGAAAAAGATGAACTAACGGTCATTGCTAAAATTCAACATAAAGGAAGAAGAATTGTTCAAGTATTAGGAGAAGGATATAATAAAGAAAAGAAGCTTATTGCAACAGCTTCTAGTAAAATAATGATTTTAGAGAAAGAAAAATTTTTCAAAAATAAGTAACGCTCAAGGAATTGAGCGTTTTTTTAGTTCTGCCCAATTTATAATAAATCAAGACATGATGAATATAATAAATATTATGAAGATTATGTTTTGGATATAAACTTGAAGGGGAGAAATAAAAATGAGAACAAAAATATTTAAATCATTCATTTTTGCTATATTATTTTTTTTAATAGGAATCTATACATTTCAACAAGAAACAAGAGAAATTTTCAAACAAAGTGTTTGTACATTTTTAACTTTTGGAAATACTCATAATGAAATTATAGATCAAGGATCAGAAAATGAAAAAATAATTGCATTGACTTTTGATGATGGGCCTCATCCAAGATTTACTCCTCAAATTTTAGATCTATTAAAAGAATATGATGCAAAGGCTACTTTTTTTGTGATAGGAAAACATGTAGAAGCTTATCCAGATGTAATCAAAAGAGAAGTAATAGAAGGTCATGAAATTGGAAATCATACTTTTTCTCATATAGATACCAAACAAACAGCTTCTATCCAAATAGAAAAAGAACTGAAACAAACACAAGATCTTATTTTTGATATAACAGGTGTAAAACCAAAAGTATTTCGTCCTCCTTTTGGATTTTATGATTCTAAAATTATAAATATTGCGCACAATTATGACTGTAAGATTGTATTATGGTCACCTCATCAAGATACAAAGGATTGGAATAATCCTGGAGTTGAAAAAATTATTCAGCATACTCTTTCTCAGATCAAAAATGGAGATATTATATTACTTCATGATTATGTTGAAAAAGATTGTCAATCTATTGAAGCATTAAAAATAATTTTGCCGAAACTTAAAAAAAGAGGATATAAGTTTGTAACTGTATCTGAGTTAATAGAAAACTTATAGAAAAGAAGAACAATAAAAATTTGTATAATATTTTTAATACATGATGTATAATGAAATATATACCAAAACATTCGTATTTCCTGGGGAATAATGAAGAATATATAAAAAGAATATAAAGATATGATATAGAATATAAAACAAGGAGAAGTTTATGAATTGGATTCAAGAGTTTGACATGAATGTATTACACAATATACATTATTATACACAAAATCACATTTTTGATAAAATAATGCCATGGATTACTTTCTTAGGAGATAAAGGCTTGGTATGGATTATTTTTTGTATTTTGTTACTACTAAGTAAAAAATATAGAAAGGTAGGGTGTTTAGCTTTATGTGCATTAGTGATTAGTAGTGTTCTAGGAGAAGGAATTTTTAAACATCTATTTAAAAGACCTAGACCTTTTTTACAACTACCTAATTTACAATTATTAATTTCAAAGCCAACAACTTATTCATTTCCATCTGGACATACATCATCTTCCTTTGCAGTAGCAGGAGTGCTATTTAATAAGTTAAAAAGATTTAGAAAAACGATTCTTTTTATAGCTTTTCTAATAGCTTTCTCAAGATTATATTTATTTGTTCATTATCCATCAGATGTTTTAGCAGGAGTTGTATTGGGTGTAGGTTCAGCTATGTTTGTTATAAATTTAGATCATAAAAAAGTTTTGTTTGGGAAGAATTATTAAGTAAAAGTGATTTCTAATGAATTAGAATAAAAAAACTAAACCCTATATTTTCTCTATAGGGTTTAGTTTTTTTATTCTATAGGAATTTATATAAATGAATAAATTGCGAATAATTTTAGAAAGATAAATTTTCTATTAATTTAAGCAACGAAAATTTTGAATGAAATAAAAGAATGTTAATTAGGTCATGAGGAATGGCCATAGAGATGTGCAAATTTTTTATTCACCATATAGGACAATCTGAATAATATGTATTAGGGTATAGGACAAGAGAAGATTATATCCAATAAAGAATAAAAAATGAGGAGGAAAATGATAATGGCATGGAATAAATATAATCCAATACAAAATTTGCAAAAAAATCAAGTGGAGGTAAAAGAGTGCACATCTAGCTGTGTAGAGGTATCTGGAGGAACTTCAGAAGAATGTGTAAATACACCTGTTGACATTGGTTCACTTAGAACAGGTTCTATAGCTAAAATACCTGTAGTACTTGCTGAATTAACTGTAAAGGTAAATGTAGATTCTTTTATTACTCTACCAGAGGTTGCATGGGAAATTAAAAATATTAAAAAACGTGTAAAAATAACTCAATGCTTATTACTTCAAAATACCAATATGCTTTTTATCAAAGGATTTGTAAGAAAAAATATTGAATATGCTACAAGAAAATGTTCTAATGAAGAAGGTTTTTGTGGAGATATCAAGCACTGTACAGTAGATGTACCATTTAGTTGTACGACTCCAATTTCATTTAATGGTATTGAACCCATTCCACCACAATATAATAGAGCAAAAGAGTTTGAGTATTTTAGAGAAGAAGCTTTAAATTATGATGGATTTGGATCAAAAGATAAATTATTATCAGGAGATCTTCGTGAGTTTAATCAAATCAGTGAAGAATATTTTAATGAACTTCCTTTCTGCGAATTGATTAGAGCAAGAATTGTAGAATTTGATGAGATTCTTAACTATACAGATTGTAAAAAAGAAAAAATGCCTTTTGAAGAAAAAGCATTTAGAAAAATTGAAGAAAAAATGGTTTTATTTGTCACTCTTAAAATCCTTCAAAAAAGACAAGTTGCAATTGGTGCAGTAGAAGCTATATCTGATTGTCCTTGTGACTGCTAAGAAAGATATATAAATAAATGACCAGATTTTTCTGGTCATTTATTTTCTATAAAAGAGTATAGTAGTTGCAAAAATAGGTTAAGTTGTTTAAAAAGAATACGGTCTAGGACAATATGGAGGACAAGGTCTAGGATATGGATAAGGTCTACCCTTTGGCCAAATAGCAGTCAAAATTAAAAACCATAAAAGTAAGCTTGTTCCAGATACATATTGAGTTTGAGGGGCAGAAAGAGTAGAGCTTTCCATGAGTATATCTTTAATTTTATCAATGGTTTCTATTTGTTCTGGACTATAAATCGTTCCTGTTTCCATAAAATAATCAAGTTCATGTATATATTGCTGAATAAGGTTTTGAGGAACTTGATTTTTTAATTTATACATTTCATCCCAGATATCCTCTTGAGGTAGATTTGCATATTGAGCTATAAATTCATCATAAGGATTCATGGTATAAGGCATATACGGCATAGAACCCATCATATAATAATACATAGTAATTTTTCCTCCTTTTCATATCTCCCAAAATTATGTTCTCCTTTAATATAAAATATGAAATGAATTTAGTATGTGTGACTAAAGTTTTAGGAATAGGAATCTATTGATTTTTATATCCAATCATTATAAAATGAACTTAGATTCATGAAAATATAAAATTGGATCATGTAAGAATCTTCAGATATAATGAAGGTATTAGATGAATGATAAAAATTTTATATGAGTCAATATCAATAGGATCAATGAGATGGTGAGGGAAATGTCATGGATATTGTAAAAAAATTTATGAAAAAATATAAAAAGAAATTTATGTATTATCAAAGATTGGCTGAATATTGTTGTACCAAATGTGAAGAGCAACTTAGTAAAAATGGGATTCATAGTATTGTTTCTTTTAGAGGGAAAAATCCTAGAAGTCTTGAAAAAAAAATTGAGTATAGAATGAAGGAAAATCAATATCATTCTATAGAGGAAATTTCTAAGGATATAAGAGATTTAGCAGGAGTTAGAATTGCGCTATATTTCCCTGGAGATGCACAAGAAGTAGAAAAGGTTATTCTTTCAGAATTTATATTAGTAGAAGAACCGTCAAGATTTGATGGAAGTTATTTAAAGTATGATAAAAGATTTGCAGGATATCGTGCAAATCATTATAAAGTGAAATTAAAAGAAAATATATTGATTGAAAATATACCTTATCAATCAGAAATTATAGAGATTCAAGTGGCTTCAGTACTTATGCATGCTTGGGCAGAGGTGGAACATGATTTGGCATATAAAGTACCAGATGGAGGTATTTCAGATATGGAATATGCTCTTTTGGCCCAATTAAATGGATTGGTCCATAGTGGAGAGGTTACACTAGAACAACTTCAAATTGCATTAAATAAAAGATTAGAAAGTGAAGAAAGGCATTTCCTAAATCATTATGAATTGTCTTCTTATATTTCAACAAACTTATCTGAAAAGATTAAAAATAAAATTACAGAGCCTACATTAGGAAGAGTAGATTTGTTGTTTGGAATTTTAAAACAGTTAAATATGAATAAGCCCTCAGACCTTAGAAAATACTTAAAGTTGGTAGAAACAGAGATACAGGATCGACCTATTTGCTTTCAATTGATTGAGAAAATATTAGGAGAAAACAAAGAAAAGTATTTTTCTGTGTATGAAGATTTTAGCAAAAGGCTAAATGAGGAAGTAAATAATGTATTTAATAATGAATTTGAGATAGATTATAAAAAAAGTAAATTTTTGATTGATGAATTTTTATTAAAGTGGGTACAACTTCAAAGCAAAATAAGAAATGATTTAAAAATTCAAGAAATAGATATGGTAAAAATTCAAACTATGGTAGAGGAATATTTTGAACAAAAACAATCTATTTATAAAAAAATTCAGGAAATGTCTCAAATGCGAAATGATATTATCAATGGAATTATTATTCCTTCAGAAGAAGATCTAAAAGATGCTATTGAATATTTAGAAGATCTTCTTGAAGGGAGACTAGAAGAGAAAAAGAAGGTTATATAAAGAAGAGGATGATTAATCATCCTCTTCTTTATATATAACTTTTAAAATAGTAATTAAAACTTCATCAAGAGTTTTTGCATTTGGATCTTCTGAAAATGTATGTGTGACTTTATCCATATAAATCCCCTATATAGATATATGTAAGAAAATAAACGGATATGATACTTAGTTTTGTATAAAATTTTCATTTGTATGAATTTTATAATTTACTATCTCTATCGAAAAATAATGAAAAATGTAAAAAAACAATAAAATGTATGGACAACCGTACCAGTTTAAATTATAATGAAAAGGAAGAAATATACATTATAGGGGGATGAAGTTATATGAAAAAGGTATTATCTTTAATTCTTGCTATGTTTATGCTAATGGGATTATTAGTAGGATGTGGCGACAAACAAGAAGAAGCATCAAAAACAAAGGAAGAAAAAATCAAAATAGGAGCATCTCTTTTAACTCAATCACATCCATTTCAAGTAGCTATTAAAGAAGCAATGGAAGCTGAAGCTTTAAGTCAAAATGTAGATTTAGATATTGCAATTGCAGATCAAGATTTAAGCAGACAAATTTCAGCAATTGAAGATTTTATTAATAAAGGGGTAGATGCTATTATTATTACGCCAGTAGATTCTGATGGTGTAAAGGGAGCAATTATGAAGGCAAAAGAAGCTAACATTCCTGTTATTACAGTAGATGTTAAAGCAAATGGAGTAGAGGTAGATTCTCATATTGCTACTGATAATTACACTGGAGGAATGATTGCAGCACAAGCTATGGCACAATTCTTAGGAGAAAAAGGAGAAATAGGACTTATTACATATCCAGAAGTTCAATCTGTTAGAGACCGTATAGATGGTTTTAAAAAAATGGCAGATACATATAAAGATCTAAAAATTGTAACAGAGTTACCAGGACGTACTAGAGAAGAAGCTAAATCTGCTTCTGAGGATATGCTTACTAGCAATGCAAATTTAAGTGGAATTTTTGGATTTGGAGATGATATGGCTATTGCAGCTACTACAGCTATCAAAGAAAGAGGATCAAATACAATAGTTGTTGGATTTGATGGACTAGAAGAAGCTAGAAAGTCTGTAGATGAAGACAATGCTTTTAGGGCTGTTGTAGTACAATATCCAGACAAAATGGGAGCAGAAGCAGTTAAAAATGCTGTAAAATTAGCAAAAGGAGAAACAGTAGAAAAAGAAGTTCCTGTTACACCAGGTCTTTATATTAATGAAAAAGGATTTGTACCAGTAGATGTACAAGACGGTCAAGTAAAAATTAATATGAATTAATCACTCATACAGAAGAAATACCATATACAGGTATTTCTTCAAATTTTTTATGAGCAACAATGTCTACTGAATGGGTTGTATCAATATATCAATAGAAAAGATGGTGATTTTTTGAATGCGATTCTTGAAATGAAAGGAATTAGAAAAGTTTTTCCAGGAGTCATCGCTTTAGATGGAGTAAACCTAAACTTAAAAGAAGGACAGGTTTTAGGTTTATTAGGAGAAAATGGAGCAGGAAAATCTACATTAATGAAAATATTATCAGGAACCTATCAGCCAGATGGGGGAATTATTTTTATAAATGGTCAAAATGTAGTCATAAAGGATGTAACTCATGCAAAAACATTAGGGATTAGTATTATTTATCAAGAACTTAGTTTGAGTCCTAATATGACTGTAGCAGAAAACATATTTGCAATGAAGGAGATTACTTCCTTTGGAATCATTAATGATAAAGAAATGAATAGAAGAACACAACAATTATTAAATGAATTAGGAATAGATATTTCTCCTACAACTATTGTAGATGAACTATCTATTTCCAATCAGCAGATGGTTGAAATTGCAAAAGCTTTATCTACAAAACCTAAAATTATTATTATGGATGAACCTACATCAGCCCTTAGTAATCAAGAAACAAAAAAGTTATTTGATATTATAAAAAAATTAAAAAAACAAAAAACTTCTATTATCTATATTTCTCATCGTATGGAAGAAATTTTTGAAATTACAGATGAGATCAGTGTATTAAGAGATGGAACTTATATTGGCACCGTTTCTACAAAGAGTACTTCATCGGATGAATTAATTAAGATGATGGTAGGAAGAGAAATGGATCAAGTTTATCCCCATAAAGATTTTCCATATCTAAAGGATGAAAAATTACTTGAAATAAAGGATTATCATAAACAAAATTATTTTCATCATATCAATTTATCTGTAAGGCCAGGAGAAATATTAGGTTTATATGGATTGATGGGATCAGGCAGAACAGAAATTGCACAAGGAATCTTTGGAATCTTAAAGAAAGATTTTGGAGAGATGATGCTTCGAGGTAAAAAAGTAAATATAGATTCTCCTTTTTCAGCTATTGAACATAAAATTGCTTTTGTCACAGAAGATAGAAAAAATGAAGGGCTTATCCTTACTTCTAGTGTTCGAGAAAATACCACAATGGCAAACATTGAAAAAATATTAAATAAATTTAAACTCATAAATGAACAAAGAGAGATGCATATCACAAAGGAACATGTGAAGAATTTGCGTATTAAAACTCCTCATGTAGAACAGATGGTCAATAATTTAAGTGGTGGAAATCAGCAAAAAATTGTTTTAGCAAAATGGTTTGAAATAGATCCAGCGATTTTAATATTAGATGAACCTACAAGAGGAATAGATGTAGGAGCAAAATATGAAATCTATAAGCTTATGATTGAGCTTGCTAAACGGGGAGTAGGGATTATTATGATTTCTTCAGAACTTCCTGAAATACTTAATGTATCAGATCGCCTATTGGTTGTAAAAGAACATGAGATTGTAACTGAACTAGATCCAAAGAAAACAACTCAAGAAGAAATTATGTCATATATTACTGGAAGAGGTGAATAAATATGATCCAATGGAAAGAATTATTATCTAAAAAGTCTATTAAAAGCCATGGAGGAGTATTATTAGCATTAGTAGGGCTTATGATTTTATTTTCATTTTTAAGTCCATATTTTTTAAAGACAAATAATATATTAACCGTTTTAACTCAAGTTTCAATTATTGCCATATTAGCCTTTGGAATGACTTTTGTACTAATGATTGGCGAAATAGATTTATCTGTAGGATCTATTTTAGCTTTGTGTGGGATTGTATTAGGAGTGATGCTATCAAATGGTTATAATCCAGTTGTATCTATTATAGTAGTGATTATAGCAGGAGCATTGGCAGGATTAATAAATGGGTGGATTAGTGCTCAATTTAAAATTCCTACTTTTATTGTAACGGTAGCTACTATGGGAATATTTAGGGGAATCGGATATGCTATTACAGATGCAAAGCCAATTCAAATTGATAATGAATTTATATTGAGTTTAGGAAATAAAAAAATATTTCAAATAATACCTGTTCCTGTAGTAATTGTGTTTATTATTTTAATCATTGCTCATATTTTCTTGGGGAAAACAAAGTTTGGAAGACAAGCGAAAATGGTTGGAGGAAATAAAGTAGCAGCAGAATATGTAGGGATTCATACAAAAAAATTACAAATGAAAATTTTTATGATTACCGGAATAGCAGCAGCTGTGAGTGCTATATTAATGACTGCAAGACTTTATTCTGCTCAGCCTAATACAGCAACGGGATATGAATTAGATGCCATTGCCTCAGCAGTATTAGGAGGAACAAGCTTATCTGGTGGATATGGGACAGTATTTGGTACTTTTATTGGGGCTGTCATCATGGGTGTAATCAACAATGGAATGAATTTAGTTGGAATGCCTTATTTTTATCAACAAATCGTAAAGGGATGTATTATCATTATTGCTGTATTTATAGATGTGAGAAATAAGGAACGTATGTTAAATAAATAATTTTTCATTGGAGTGATTGAAATGTCTGAAATTATTACTATAGGAGAAATATTAGTTGAAGTCATGGCTAAAGAGATAGAACAAAAATTTTATGAAACAAAAGAGTTTGTAGGACCTTTTCCAAGTGGAGCACCAGCCATATTTATTGACCAAGCTGCAAAATGTGAAAGCTCAGCTATGATTGTATCAGCAGTAGGGAATGATGGCTTTGGAAAAATAAATATAGATCGTTTAAAAAAAGACAATGTAGATGTTTCAAAAATAAAAATATTAAAAGATCAGACTACAGGAGTAGCTTTTGTAACTTATAAAAGTGATGGAGATCGAGATTTTATATATCATATTTCTAATGCAGCTTGTGGGTTTATAGAAAAAGAAGATATCAATGAAAAAGATTTTATGGATTGCAAGTATTTCCATATTATGGGTTCTTCCATATACAATGAAAACATTCATGATACTATTTTAAAGGGAATAGAACTTGCAAATAAAAATAATTGTAAAATTACTTTTGATCCTAATGTGAGAAAAGAAATTGTAACAAATGAGGGAAAAAGAAAAATTTTAGTAGATATATTAAAACAAGCTCATGTGATTTTAGCAGGAGAAAATGAACTTTTTTATTTAACAGGAATAAAGAATGAAAAAGAAAGTGTTTATAGTTTAATGAAAGAAAAAGCAGAGATCATTATTATCAAAAGAGGAAGCAAAGGAGCAACCTTATACGAAAAAGAAAGTGTGATAGATATAGATTCTTATTTGGTAAAAGAGATAGATCCTACAGGAGCTGGAGATTGTTTTGCAGGAACATTTGTATCTTGTATCAATCAGGGAATGAAGCCTTATATAGCAGCTAGATTAGCTTGTATAGCAGGAGCAAAGGCTGTAACTAGAAAAGGACCCATGGAAGGAAATACAACTTTAGAAGAACTTAAAAAAATTTATAAGGAGATGTATAAATAGATGGATAAAGGAAATGAATTTGTTTCTACAAAAGAGATGTTATTAAATGCACAAAGAGAAGGATATGCAGTACCTGCTTTTAATATACATAATTTAGAAACTGCATTAGCAGTAGTTCATGCAGCAGAGGAATTAAAAAGTCCTGTTATATTAGCAGCGACTCCTTCTACATTTAAATTTAATGGAAGACCCTATATTCATGCTATTGTAAGCAGTATTTCAAAATATGCAAAAGTACCTCTAACACTTCATTTAGATCATCATGAATCCTTTGATGAGATTAAAGAATCAGTAGATTTAGGATGCAGATCTGTTATGATTGATGCTTCTCATTATCCCTTTGAAGAAAACATTCGTATTGTAAAAAAAGTAGTAGAATATGTACATGCAGTAGGAGGAACAGTAGAAGCTGAGCTTGGAAAAATAGGTGGGAAAGAAGATGATTTATCTGTAGCAGATAAAGATGCTATGTATACAGATCCATCAGCTGCAAAGGAGTTTGTCGAAAGAACAGGAGTAGATTCCTTAGCAGTAGCCATAGGTACTGCTCATGGCTTATATAAATTTGAACCAAAGCTTGATTATGATAGATTAAAGGAAATAAGAAAAGTAGTAGATGTACCTTTAGTATTACATGGGGCATCAGGAGTGCCTGATGAAAGTATAAAAAAAGCCATAGAGCTTGGAATTTGTAAAATAAATATTGCTACAGAGCTTAAAATACCATTTACAAAAGCCATAAGAGAATATTTAATCCTTAATCAAGATGAAAATGATCCAAGAAAATACTTCTTACCAGCAAAAGAAGCAGTGAAAAAAGTAACAAAAGAAAAAATATTGCTTTGTAAGAGCAATAATAGAATATAGGTATTAATATGATAGGAACGATCACTTTGAATCCATCTGTTGATATATGTTATCATTTAGATGAATTGAAAGAAGGAGTCAATAGATGCAGTAATTATGGAAAAACAGCTGGTGGAAAAGGGATTAATGTATCTAAAGTTTTAAAAGATTTAGGTTGTGAAGTAATGGCACTAGGTCTTTTAGGAGGAGATACAGGAAATTTTATTGAAAGAGAACTGAAAAAAATCTCTATCCATACTCACTTTACAAAAATAGAGGAAGCTACTAGAAATTGTATTGCTATTTTAAATCATGAAAAACAAATAGAGATTTTGGAATCAGGGCCATATATAAAGGATGAAGAATCAAAAAAATTTATATATGAATTTTCAAATTTAATCAAAAGCAAAGATATAAATGTATTGGTAGCATCAGGAAGTATTCCAAATGGATTAGAAAAAAATTATTATAATAAACTTATAGATATGGCAAATAAAGAAAATATAAGGTTTGTAGTAGATACAAGTGGACAAGCTTTAAAGGAAGTAATAAAAGGATCTCCATATTTAATCAAACCAAATATTGATGAACTACAAAATTTATTAGATATAAAAATACAATCAGAAAAAGAACTCATTAAAGCTATGTATAGATTAAAAGACTATAACATAAAGATGATTGTAGTATCTTTAGGAAAAGATGGATGCATGGCCATGTATAAAGGCCAAATTTATAAAGTAAGTATTCCAGAGGTTATAGGAAAAAATCCTGTAGGATCAGGAGATGCTATGGTTGCAGGAATGGTAAAAGAAATTGATAAAAATAGTAGTTATGAAGAAATTTTAAGAGTAGGAAGCACCTGTGGAATTTTAAATTTCATAAATGAAAAAACTGGAGCTATTCAAATTTGTCAATTTAAGAATTATTATGATAAAATAAAAATACAAATCATAAAATAACTTGATAAAATCAATGAATAAAGCAGGTGCTAAAATGATTAATAAAAATTTAAAAACACCTATGTATTATCAAATAGAAGAGTGGATTAAATCTCAAATTGAAAAAAATATTTTTCAAGTGGATAAGGCCATTCCTTCTGAGCGAGAATTGACTGAGAATCTACAAGTTAGTAGACATACAGTAAGACAAGCCGTAGGAAATCTTGTGAATCAAGGATATCTGTATAGAGTTGCAGGAAAAGGTACTTTTGTAAAGGATCGAAACTTAATTCATAAAGAAAATAAATATACAAGCTTTTCTGAGGATATGATTTATCTAGGAAAAGAAGTGCAAAATAAGGTATTAAGCTTTAAGGTGGAAGGAGCATCTAAAAGTATTGCCAACAGACTGTCTATTAATGTAAATGATCCTGTTATAAAAATCAAAAGGGTAAGAATTGTAGAAGGTATACCTCTTTCTTATGAGATGATTTTTATCCCTAAAAAAATAGTGGGAGAGATGCCAGAGCATGTAGCAAAGGGATCATTAATAAAATATTATGAGGATGTTTTAAATTTAAATATTCATTATGCTTTGGAAACCATTGAATCTGTCATGGCTATAGAAAAAACTTCTAAAAAGCTAGAGGTCAATGAAACTATGCCTCTTCTATTGATAAGATCAAAATTATTTTTAGAAAATGGAAAACAACTTCATTATACAAAGAATTACTATAGAGGAGATAAATATAAGTTTACGATTAAACTTATAAGATAATAATAAAAAAGTGATCGTTTGATCACTTTTTTATTATTTAGGAACATGTGAAATTTCTATTGTTTATGTATTGGTTTGTTTATCTTTTTTACCTTCAAATAAATAAATACTAAGGATGATAATCAATCCTCCGAGTAATTGATTGATCGTTAATTTAGTGGAGAATATAATGAAAGATAATAATACTGTCATTAAAGGTTCAAGTAAACTTATTACAGAAGCTTTGCTTGCACCTATCAAAGAAAGTCCTTTTAAAAATGCAAATAAGCCTACAATTGTTGACCAAAAAGCGAGTATAAGAATACATATAAAAGTTTTTAAATTGATATTAAAATTCAATGTATGGGTTGCTAATCCATAACATAGAAAGTATATACAACATCCTAATGAAACATAAGTTGTAGCAATTAAAGAATCTATATGATGTAAAACTTTTTTATTCATTGTAATATATATAGTACTCATGACAGCGGCCATAATTACCATGATTATTCCTTTAATTTGTAGAT from Inediibacterium massiliense includes the following:
- a CDS encoding 1-phosphofructokinase family hexose kinase, which translates into the protein MIGTITLNPSVDICYHLDELKEGVNRCSNYGKTAGGKGINVSKVLKDLGCEVMALGLLGGDTGNFIERELKKISIHTHFTKIEEATRNCIAILNHEKQIEILESGPYIKDEESKKFIYEFSNLIKSKDINVLVASGSIPNGLEKNYYNKLIDMANKENIRFVVDTSGQALKEVIKGSPYLIKPNIDELQNLLDIKIQSEKELIKAMYRLKDYNIKMIVVSLGKDGCMAMYKGQIYKVSIPEVIGKNPVGSGDAMVAGMVKEIDKNSSYEEILRVGSTCGILNFINEKTGAIQICQFKNYYDKIKIQIIK
- a CDS encoding GntR family transcriptional regulator, giving the protein MINKNLKTPMYYQIEEWIKSQIEKNIFQVDKAIPSERELTENLQVSRHTVRQAVGNLVNQGYLYRVAGKGTFVKDRNLIHKENKYTSFSEDMIYLGKEVQNKVLSFKVEGASKSIANRLSINVNDPVIKIKRVRIVEGIPLSYEMIFIPKKIVGEMPEHVAKGSLIKYYEDVLNLNIHYALETIESVMAIEKTSKKLEVNETMPLLLIRSKLFLENGKQLHYTKNYYRGDKYKFTIKLIR
- a CDS encoding tagatose bisphosphate family class II aldolase — its product is MDKGNEFVSTKEMLLNAQREGYAVPAFNIHNLETALAVVHAAEELKSPVILAATPSTFKFNGRPYIHAIVSSISKYAKVPLTLHLDHHESFDEIKESVDLGCRSVMIDASHYPFEENIRIVKKVVEYVHAVGGTVEAELGKIGGKEDDLSVADKDAMYTDPSAAKEFVERTGVDSLAVAIGTAHGLYKFEPKLDYDRLKEIRKVVDVPLVLHGASGVPDESIKKAIELGICKINIATELKIPFTKAIREYLILNQDENDPRKYFLPAKEAVKKVTKEKILLCKSNNRI
- a CDS encoding sugar kinase; the protein is MSEIITIGEILVEVMAKEIEQKFYETKEFVGPFPSGAPAIFIDQAAKCESSAMIVSAVGNDGFGKINIDRLKKDNVDVSKIKILKDQTTGVAFVTYKSDGDRDFIYHISNAACGFIEKEDINEKDFMDCKYFHIMGSSIYNENIHDTILKGIELANKNNCKITFDPNVRKEIVTNEGKRKILVDILKQAHVILAGENELFYLTGIKNEKESVYSLMKEKAEIIIIKRGSKGATLYEKESVIDIDSYLVKEIDPTGAGDCFAGTFVSCINQGMKPYIAARLACIAGAKAVTRKGPMEGNTTLEELKKIYKEMYK
- a CDS encoding ABC transporter permease; this translates as MIQWKELLSKKSIKSHGGVLLALVGLMILFSFLSPYFLKTNNILTVLTQVSIIAILAFGMTFVLMIGEIDLSVGSILALCGIVLGVMLSNGYNPVVSIIVVIIAGALAGLINGWISAQFKIPTFIVTVATMGIFRGIGYAITDAKPIQIDNEFILSLGNKKIFQIIPVPVVIVFIILIIAHIFLGKTKFGRQAKMVGGNKVAAEYVGIHTKKLQMKIFMITGIAAAVSAILMTARLYSAQPNTATGYELDAIASAVLGGTSLSGGYGTVFGTFIGAVIMGVINNGMNLVGMPYFYQQIVKGCIIIIAVFIDVRNKERMLNK